The Salmo salar chromosome ssa06, Ssal_v3.1, whole genome shotgun sequence genome window below encodes:
- the LOC106601913 gene encoding ADP-ribosylation factor-like protein 16, whose product MCLLLGATGVGKTLLLKRLQKLSVRDGTTDLGEPPVTLPTVGTNLTDLTLKRKRVTVRELGGCMGPIWPSYYTDCSSVIFMVDSANTTQMSSSCIQLLSVLSAEPLHTASVLVIFNKRDLPCTMSLVEMMSLFRMDDIIASATQPITTLELSARSGQGLQEVLGWLDSTLTD is encoded by the exons ATGTGTTTGCTGCTCGGTGCAACCGGTGTTGGAAAAACTCTTCTCTTGAAACGTTTACAGA AGCTCAGTGTGAGAGATGGCACAACTGATTTAGGGGAACCCCCTGTTACTCTACCTACG GTGGGCACCAACCTGACAGACCTGACTCTGAAGAGAAAGAGggtgactgtgagagagctggGAGGCTGTATGGGTCCTATCTGGCCCAGTTACTATACGGACTGCTCCTCTGTCATC TTCATGGTGGACTCTGCTAACACCACCCAGATGTCGTCGTCCTGTATCcagctcctgtctgtcctgtctgctgaACCTCTCCACACAGCCTCTGTCCTGGTTATCTTCAACAAGAG GGACCTCCCTTGTACCATGAGTCTCGTAGAGATGATGTCATTGTTCAGGATGGATGACATCATCGCCTCTGCCACCCAGCCAATCACGACCCTGGAACTGAGCGCTCGTTCCGGCCAGGGACTCCAGGAGGTGTTGGGCTGGCTGGACTCCACCCTAACTGACTGA
- the LOC106601911 gene encoding ketosamine-3-kinase — MFAQIRSKSLQIQFFISYFIADGPGTKTLNHFLSFENKPRLLPPSCQNINRQLQEWESTLKKFGSQTITIGSSSSVWRASWRTAMEAQLKKELGTSMLKSTGHSGGGCISQGQSFDTDHGRVFVKINHKSQAKRMFDGELASLEAIVMTDTVKVPKPVKVIELDTGGAVFVMEHVDMRGLSRHSKQLGERLADLHLHNQRQRDRQNKDQQTVGKGADVPVIDQFGFQVPTCCGYLPQENEWQSDWVTFYSQHRLQHQLNMVEKSYGDREARELWSQLQLKIPQLFTDIEVFPALLHGDLWGGNVAECSDGPVIFDPASFYGHAEYELGIAGMFGGFSDSFYSGYHNKIPKAPGFEKRNQLYQLFHYLNHWNHFGGGYRGSSLRIMKDLVKY; from the exons ATGTTTGCACAAATAAGAAGCAAATCATTGCAAATCCAATTTTTCATTAGTTATTTCATCGCCGACGGACCCGGAACCAAAACATTGAATCACTTCCTTTCCTTCGAAAACAAGCCACGCCTTCTTCCACCCAGTTGTCAAAACATAAACAGACAGCTACAGGAGTGGGAGTCAACCCTAAAGAAGTTTGGGAGTCAAACAATAACAATAGGTTCTTCTTCAAGCGTTTGGAGAGCATCTTGGAGAACAGCCATGGAAGCTCAGCTAAAGAAGGAGCTGGGAACATCCATGCTGAAGTCAACTGGCCATTCTGGAGGAGGTTGTATCAGCCAGGGACAGAGCTTTGATACTGACCACGGGAGAGTGTTTGTCAAGATCAACCACAAGAGTCAG GCGAAGCGTATGTTTGATGGGGAGTTGGCTAGCTTGGAAGCCATCGTCATGACAGACACAGTGAAGGTCCCCAAGCCTGTCAAGGTGATAGAGCTGGATACAGGAGGGGCTGTGTTCGTCATGGAACATGTTGACATGAGGGGTCTTAGCAG GCACTCTAAGCAGCTGGGAGAGCGTCTGGCTGATCTGCACCTACACAACCAGAGACAAAGGGACAGACAGAACAAGGATCAGCAGACTGTTG GAAAAGGAGCTGATGTTCCTGTCATTGACCAGTTTGGGTTCCAGGTTCCCACATGCTGTGGATACCTCCCTCAG gaGAATGAGTGGCAGAGTGACTGGGTAACATTCTACTCTCAGCACAGACTACAGCACCAACTCAACATGGTGGAGAAGTCTTatggagacagagaggccagggaaCTATGGTCCCAGCTACAG ctgaaAATCCCTCAGCTATTTACCGACATCGAGGTGTTCCCCGCCCTGCTTCACGGGGACCTGTGGGGGGGAAACGTAGCAGAGTGTTCCGACGGCCCTGTCATTTTCGACCCCGCCTCCTTCTATGGCCACGCTGAGTACGAGCTGGGCATCGCCGGGATGTTCGGAGGGTTCAGCGACTCCTTCTACTCTGGGTACCACAACAAGATCCCCAAGGCCCCGGGGTTTGAGAAGAGGAATCAGCTGTATCAACTCTTCCACTATCTGAACCACTGGAATCACTTTGGTGGAGGATACAGAGGGTCCTCACTGAGGATCATGAAGGATCTGGTCAAATACTGA